Genomic segment of Candidatus Flexicrinis affinis:
ACCGGCAATGAACCCCTCCAGGTTCCACCCGAATGCGACGTTCAGGAATGGCCGCGGTTCTGCTAACCATCGCTGTACGTCGCCGCCAAACAACTGCACGAGCTGGTTCATCGGCGAAGTGTCGCGTCCGCTGAATACGGTACCGAAGACAACCGCCGCCGCTACGGTAGGCGTCACGTATGGAAGGAAGAAGATGGTCCTGAAGAACGCCTTCGCCTTAACACGGTGGTAGAGCACGTAAGCCAGGACCAAGCCGAGCGCAAGCTGCAGAGGAATGCTGCCGAATGCGTAGTAGATCGTGATCTGCAAGCCCTTCAGGAAGGCTTGGTCGCGCGGGCGCAGCGCGCCGGTCATGGTGTTGTAGCCTTCGCTGATGAGCGTAATGCCCACGGCCATCACCAACAGCCCGGCAACGATTCGCAGCACGGCGTAGACGTTCTCGTGCCGCTTCGAGAACAGGCGAGTCCACACGATGTACGCGACGAACAGTCCGACAAGTCCGAGGGCAAAGAGTGCCGCCCCGCCCCAATCGCCAAGCACAGCCGATTCGTAGTTGCTCAGGCAGCTTCGGACTAACGCAATAAAGTCAACCGGCTCGGAATCACACAAGATCGCACCCTGCCGGATGCGCCATGTGTGGATGCTCATGTACGCGGCGTAGCCGATGGGGAAGATGCCGAATATGAAGATCAAGATCACCGAAGGAGCGACGAACAACCACCCGGTGATGTTTTCGGTGGTCCGCTGATGCTTCAGGAACGAAAGCCACCGCCTCGAGTGTGCCGAAGAAGAGGCGCTGGTCGCTGCATGTTGCTCAGTGACGGTCACAAGCTGATCCCAGTGTCTTCGACCCGGCGGACAGATTGGTCCCGACTCTATCGGACCGTCGTTATGCGCGGGTCATCACGATGTTAAGCACTGTTTAAGGCGCTCAGCGATTGTACACATGCACAAGGAAGTCCAGCAAATCTTTGTTGAAAGCCTCGCTCTGTTCCTCCATCGGGATGTGGCCGGTCTCAGGATAGGTTATCAGTTCAGCGTCGGCGAGCACGTCGGCGAGGGATTCGCCGACGGTGAGCGGCACCCACGTGTCGTCCTCGCCCCAGATGAGAAGGATCGGCATTTCGAGATTCGCCAGTGCCGTGTCGTCGGTTTCCATGTCGGGCATGCCTTGCGTCAGCAGCTTGAGGAAGGCTGCCTCCCATCCCGGTAGTTCGAACGTCCTGCCGTAGACTTCAACGGCATCCGCCGGAATCTTGTCGGGGTCGTAATAGGTGCTGAAAAGAATATCCGCGAACCGTTCAGGCGTGAACACGGCGCGGACGGCCAACTGCGCCAACGGTGACTCCGGATCGATAGCGCTGATGCCGCTAGCCAGCCCGGCCAGCGGCGAATCTCCGGCCGGTGAACCCATCGCTTCCGCCGCTTGCCGCGTGAAGACCGCGCCCGCCGCGAACACCAGCCCGGCTACGCGTTCAGGATATGCGATTCCGACATTGGCAACGACACTGCCTCCGGCGCTGTGTCCCACCAATACGGCGCGATCGATGCCAAGCTCGTCCATCACACTGATCGTGAGGTCGCGGTAGAAGGCGTCATCCCACGTGATGTCGATGCGCTTATCGGCAAAGCCATACGGCGGGCGATCAAACGCCACAACCCGATAGCCCGCTTCTACCAAGGGGTCCATCGTGTAGCGCCATGTCACGACCGACCCTCCAAACCCGTGCAGAAGCAGTACAGCCGGAGAATCCGGATCTCCGCGGTCGATGGCGTATACACGAACGCCTTCAATCGTGAGGTAGACGCCTCCTTCATCCGGCACTGGCAGCGTTTCCTGCGCCTGAGGCAACAGTGTCATGCTTAACATCAACAGCACGGCCAGCACGACTCTTGTCATGATTTCGCTCCCTTGAAGGCATTGAGTGCGCGCAACCGCGCGTCCCGATGATCGACCATTGGCGGCGGATAGTCCCGCGGCGATTCCGGCGCTTCCCACGGTGCGTGTAGGTACTTCGCGGGCACGTCGGCCAGCTCCGGCACCCACCGCCGGATGAACGAACCGTCCGGATCGAATCGCTCGGATTGGTTGACGGGGTTGAAGATTCGGAAGTACGGCTGCGCGTCAGTGCCTGTGCTGGCAGCCCACTGCCACCCACCGTTGTTTGGCGCGATGTCGCCGTCGAGCAAGTAGCGCATGAAATGCGCCTCGCCATGGCGCCAATGGATCAGAAGGTCTTTAGTCAAAAAACTGGCAACGATCATGCGCGCGCGGTTGTGCATCCATCCCGTCGCGCTGAGCTGGCGCATTGCCGCGTCCACGACCGGAAAGCCGGTGCGCCCTTCCGCCCACTCATCGAACTCGTCACCCGCGTCGCGCCACGGCACGCCATCGTAGGCACTGTTGAAGTTTCGGCGGGTCACGTCAGGAAAGTGCCACAGGATATGCGTGTAGAACTCATGCCAGATGATCTCGTCCATCCACGCTACCACCGAGGCGCGTGCTTCGTCGTCGGGCGCCTCGCGATATGCGTCCGCGGCAGCCGCACGAATCTGGCGGGGCGAGGTCATCCCCCAACGAATGTACGGGGACAGCGACGAAGTTCCGCTGTTCGCGTCGAACGGGTCGGCAAGACGGTTGCGCGTGTCCCGATACGCGAAGATTCTATCATCCAGAAAGGTGGAGAGTCGGTCAGCCGCTGCGTCTTCACCGGCCGCGGGCAACGGGATGTCGTTGGTCATCCCAAACATGTCGAGTGCCGGCAGCGCGCCGGCATGTTCGTCCGGAATCTCTGCCAACTTACCCCTGAGGTCGTATGCGAGGGGTTCGCGATTCGACTTTGGCACACTGCGCCACCGGGTCTTGAACGGCGTATAGACCGTGTACGGCTTGCCCGACGTGCTCTCGATGTCCCACGGCTCGACCAGCAGGCGGTCTTGCACGAGCGTAAGCGGAATGGGCTCAAGCGCAGATTCGACGCGGGCTTCGCGGACGCGGGCGTAGGGGGAGTAGTCACGGTTGCCGACGACAGACTCCACATCGAGGGCCCGGGCGAGCCGCGCAATCTCAGCCTCGGGCTGGCCGCTCGCCACGACGAGTCGTCCTCCCAAGCCTTCCAAGTCCCGCTGGAGCGACCGAAGGCCAGCGAGCATGAACGCCGTGCGCGACGGGCTGGCAAATCGGCCGTTCAGCAAGCGGTCGTCAAACACATAGGCGAATAGGGGCGCAAGACCGCGCTGCAGTGCCCAATGTACCGCGGCGCTGTCGTGCAGTCTCAAGTCGCGACGCAGCCAAATCAGCGCGCGTCGACTCACGAGTCAATGTCCTGCGGCGAGTCAGGATTGACCGAATTGGCGCGAACGGCAACGATGCTGGCGCGGCTCGCACGCAGGGCCAAACTGCGCTTGACATCTTCGGCAACGCGCAGCGCACCGAGCGAGACCCCAGCGGTCGACTGGCCCGGGAAGATCGAGTCTCCGACGAGGCGCAGGTTCGCGACCCCTGTGCGCGGGCCGCGTGCCTTGAACAGCGACGTGATTGGAAACCCGCCGACCAGCCCGTCATGACGATCGGTGTAGTACTGATAGGTCACCGGTGTACCCGGCAGGGCCAGCGCAATGCCGTCACGAAGTCCTGGCAGAATGCCATCTACGGCAGCGATGATCTTCTCGCTGTAATCGTCCTTCTTCGCGTAGTATGCGTCGCGGTCGCTTTCAAGCTCGTGCCACCATTGTGACGGATCGGTATGCGTGGTGATGGTCACCGCCCGCATGCCCTCGGGCGCTCGGGTATCGTCCCACTCAGGCGAAACTGACATGAAGATACTGCGTGTCTCGCCCAACGGCCCGTCAAGATCGAGCAGAATCTGGTGATGATCCGGGTACCCGGTCGGGAATACGTCGCAATCGACGCCGAGGTGGAGCACGAACGCACCCCATCCGCGTTTCGGCCGTGAAATCTCGCGCTGCAGCTTGGGCGGGGTGTTCGACCCAAGCAAGCGAGCCGCATCCCACGGGGTCGTGTTTGCGACTACGAAATCGGCCGGCATGAACAGCTCCTCGGTCGAATGCCGGCTGCGTGTCACCCACACGCCAACGATGCGGCCGTCGATGACCTCGAGACGTGACGCCCGGTGCCGGTAAAGGATTTCGCCGCCATATCGACGCAGCGTATCCACAAGCGTTTGGGCCAGACCGCCGATTCCACCTCGTACATGGTAGACGCCCTGACGCGCGAGATCGAGCGCCGTTGCGCCCCACAGCGCATTGACGTGCCTGCTCGTTGTCTGCGCGCTAATCAAGAGCTGGCCGTCAAGAAAGCGCATGAACTGCGCGTCATGGGTCAGGCCGAACCTCGCGGCCCAATCGTATACGGTTGCAAAGACGTACGGCACGGCTTGTAGATCATCCGGAAAGTTGCCCAGCGCGATCCGCGCGAGCCGCATGGCCTCGTGGCCCGAAGTCGGCGGCCACGGCATGTTCTGCGCGGACAAGCGCCACGTCAAGTTCGCGAGACGGGACTGAGTCTCCCAGAACTTGGCGGTATGCGGAAACTTCGCCAGCACGTCCGCGTTGTCCGCTGTGAGCGAAACCTGCGTGCCCGGCAAGTGTACGACCCACGCGGGGTCGTGACGCCTCACCGGCCACTGGATGTTCAGCGCTTCGCCCACGACGTGATGCGGTCCGTTGGGTTGAAACCCGCCGGCGACCGTCGCACCGCTCTCGAATCGATAGCCCATGTGCGTCCACGTGCTCGCGCATCCTCCCGGATAGGTCTGCGCCTCGAGCACCTTGACGTCATAGCCTGCCTGCGCCAACAGAGCCGCCGTGGTCAACCCACCGACGCCTCCGCCGATCACGATGACTTGCGATACGACTTTGGTTGCCACGGCGGCCTAGTTCTCCACTGCTCGTGCCGTCCGCCAGTGACGGTACGCGAAGAGGATCTGCAGCGGGATACCGTCGAACATTAGACGTGTGAGAATGCCTCTCAGCCCCGGATGGTGCGCAATCGTGATTCGGTCGGTCAACGCCGCGCCGCCTTCGACGTCCTCCATGATGTGCTCATGGTTCCAGTACGCCAACGGACCCTTAACCTGATAGTCGCGAAAGCCGGTGCCGGTATCCAGCGAGGCATGGCGCGCCGTCCAACGGACGGGTAACGGCCCGAACCACAACGTGAACTCGATCTCACCTTCGGTGATTGAGGTGCGGCGATCGTCATGAAGCCGCATGAAGATCGGTGGCGGCGTTAACTTTCGCAGCGCACTTGGATCTTGATGGAAAGCCTGCAACTGCGCTAACGTCATCTTGAATACGCTGCGCTTTACGAAGACGTGTGTATTTGCTGGTAGAACAGTCACGGTGATTCCCTTCTCGATCAACGAGAAGTG
This window contains:
- a CDS encoding sugar ABC transporter permease, with product MTVTEQHAATSASSSAHSRRWLSFLKHQRTTENITGWLFVAPSVILIFIFGIFPIGYAAYMSIHTWRIRQGAILCDSEPVDFIALVRSCLSNYESAVLGDWGGAALFALGLVGLFVAYIVWTRLFSKRHENVYAVLRIVAGLLVMAVGITLISEGYNTMTGALRPRDQAFLKGLQITIYYAFGSIPLQLALGLVLAYVLYHRVKAKAFFRTIFFLPYVTPTVAAAVVFGTVFSGRDTSPMNQLVQLFGGDVQRWLAEPRPFLNVAFGWNLEGFIAGPSMALVVVIILGIWTYTGYNAVIFMAGLGNIPGDLYEAARVDGATDWNIFRHITLPLLSPVTFYLSVLGFIGTFTAFNTLFVMRTPTNAGTLDTSALVIFDTFRAQNRWAEATAQAIVLMLLVLAMTQIQRSLLEKRVFYG
- a CDS encoding alpha/beta hydrolase; the encoded protein is MTRVVLAVLLMLSMTLLPQAQETLPVPDEGGVYLTIEGVRVYAIDRGDPDSPAVLLLHGFGGSVVTWRYTMDPLVEAGYRVVAFDRPPYGFADKRIDITWDDAFYRDLTISVMDELGIDRAVLVGHSAGGSVVANVGIAYPERVAGLVFAAGAVFTRQAAEAMGSPAGDSPLAGLASGISAIDPESPLAQLAVRAVFTPERFADILFSTYYDPDKIPADAVEVYGRTFELPGWEAAFLKLLTQGMPDMETDDTALANLEMPILLIWGEDDTWVPLTVGESLADVLADAELITYPETGHIPMEEQSEAFNKDLLDFLVHVYNR
- a CDS encoding deoxyribodipyrimidine photo-lyase, whose product is MIWLRRDLRLHDSAAVHWALQRGLAPLFAYVFDDRLLNGRFASPSRTAFMLAGLRSLQRDLEGLGGRLVVASGQPEAEIARLARALDVESVVGNRDYSPYARVREARVESALEPIPLTLVQDRLLVEPWDIESTSGKPYTVYTPFKTRWRSVPKSNREPLAYDLRGKLAEIPDEHAGALPALDMFGMTNDIPLPAAGEDAAADRLSTFLDDRIFAYRDTRNRLADPFDANSGTSSLSPYIRWGMTSPRQIRAAAADAYREAPDDEARASVVAWMDEIIWHEFYTHILWHFPDVTRRNFNSAYDGVPWRDAGDEFDEWAEGRTGFPVVDAAMRQLSATGWMHNRARMIVASFLTKDLLIHWRHGEAHFMRYLLDGDIAPNNGGWQWAASTGTDAQPYFRIFNPVNQSERFDPDGSFIRRWVPELADVPAKYLHAPWEAPESPRDYPPPMVDHRDARLRALNAFKGAKS
- a CDS encoding FAD-dependent oxidoreductase, with the translated sequence MATKVVSQVIVIGGGVGGLTTAALLAQAGYDVKVLEAQTYPGGCASTWTHMGYRFESGATVAGGFQPNGPHHVVGEALNIQWPVRRHDPAWVVHLPGTQVSLTADNADVLAKFPHTAKFWETQSRLANLTWRLSAQNMPWPPTSGHEAMRLARIALGNFPDDLQAVPYVFATVYDWAARFGLTHDAQFMRFLDGQLLISAQTTSRHVNALWGATALDLARQGVYHVRGGIGGLAQTLVDTLRRYGGEILYRHRASRLEVIDGRIVGVWVTRSRHSTEELFMPADFVVANTTPWDAARLLGSNTPPKLQREISRPKRGWGAFVLHLGVDCDVFPTGYPDHHQILLDLDGPLGETRSIFMSVSPEWDDTRAPEGMRAVTITTHTDPSQWWHELESDRDAYYAKKDDYSEKIIAAVDGILPGLRDGIALALPGTPVTYQYYTDRHDGLVGGFPITSLFKARGPRTGVANLRLVGDSIFPGQSTAGVSLGALRVAEDVKRSLALRASRASIVAVRANSVNPDSPQDIDS